One stretch of Cheilinus undulatus linkage group 5, ASM1832078v1, whole genome shotgun sequence DNA includes these proteins:
- the LOC121510060 gene encoding pikachurin: MGQFDGQASFDVHIGNLRVNTKYRVSVGAYGWAGEGRPSMARDISTASHDMCMPPSPPTQPVVMAVSDTELALSWQQGESEGSSPVLHFLVAYIRPEMDTEWTYIREPIVTNSMVLKGLLPETEYQFVIRAVNMYGASPPSHINSPVRTLGASEVGSGDYGRYVTDSRNKDDDMFDIDDSDYDIFIEELKPFPGINQDNRKSQLRSRPSPPSGRNVIYRMNTIAPPNTTAPPAPSTTSPSVPDFSDLIFPTTSEPSTTIITTTTVPPTTTSSTLPPTTTTPTMSPWKGEVPRVYDLACDDTVCPPDSFCLSDFDSGGSRCHCNLGRRGDMCSEVIPVNFPRFYGYSHMTFEPLKNSYQTFQITIEFKSDSEDGLLLYCGENEHGRGDFTSLALVRGKLHYRFNCGTGAAQIVSESRIVVGQWHTVTVFRDGMSGWLRMDNDTPISGRSQGQYTKITFRSPLYLGGTPSAYWLVRATGTNRGFVGCIQSLTVNNKAIDIRPWPLGRALSGADIGECSDSVCDLVSCANGGVCYANRADGYICLCPLGFKGALCEESFSVSSPLFNETVFSYAVIPWPQSSQSYLSFMEFELTFRPSMPDGTLLYSDDAGSGDFLAINLVDRYVEFRFDCGSGGATIRSEEQISLDSWHELRVSRTAKSGILQVDNQRPMEGIAEGAFTQINCSSPLYIGGVPEYDKTKRTAGVKKPFTGIVQKLILNDRTIPITSGSAGGINVANSNHPCVESPCANGGTCRPKWDSYECDCPLGYDGRHCQKAVTEAIEIPQFIGRSYLTYDNRDILKRVSGSRTNLFMRFKSTAKDGLLLWRGDSPMRPNSDYLSLGLQDGALIFSYNLGSGAATIAVNGTFTDGKWHRVKAVRDGQSGKLTVDDYGAKTGRSLGKMRQLNINGPLYVGGMKEIALHTNRQYVGGLVGCVSHFTLSTDYHLALVEDAADGKNINTCSN, encoded by the exons ATG GGGCAATTTGATGGGCAAGCCAGCTTT GATGTGCACATTGGTAATCTGAGGGTGAACACTAAGTACAGAGTCAGTGTGGGAGCGTATGGCTGGGCAGGGGAGGGCAGACCCAGCATGGCCAGAGACATCAGCACTGCTTCACATG ACATGTGCATGCCTCCGTCACCCCCCACTCAGCCTGTTGTCATGGCTGTTTCTGACACGGAGCTGGCGTTGTCATGGCAGCAAGGAGAAAGTGAGGGAAGCTCACCTGTCCTTCACTTCCTGGTGGCTTACATCAG GCCAGAAATGGACACAGAGTGGACCTACATTCGTGAGCCCATTGTGACGAATTCCATGGTTCTGAAGGGGTTGTTACCAGAGACAGAGTACCAGTTTGTCATCAGGGCTGTCAACATGTATGGAGCGAGCCCGCCCAGCCACATCAACAGCCCCGTACGCACTCTGG GAGCATCCGAGGTTGGCAGCGGAGATTACGGACGTTACGTCACAGATTCAAGGAACAAAGACGAcgacatgtttgatattgatGACTCTGATTACGACATCTTTATTGAAGAG TTGAAGCCATTCCCAGGTATCAACCAGGACAACAGGAAGTCACAGCTACGTTCACGTCCTAGTCCACCATCTGGGAGAAATGTTATTTACAGAATGAACACCATCGCCCCACCCAACACAACTGCACCTCCAGCTCCATCTACCACTTCGCCATCAGTCCCAGacttctcagatctgatttttccCACCACTTCAGAGCCCAGTACGACCATCATCACCACCACAACTGTACCACCCACAACAACCAG CAGCACTTTGCCCCCCACCACCACAACGCCCACCATGTCCCCCTGGAAAGGTGAGGTACCGCGCGTGTATGACCTGGCCTGTGATGATACGGTGTGTCCACCCGACAGCTTCTGTCTCAGTGATTTTGACAGCGGAGGCTCCCGCTGCCACTGCAACCTGGGACGACGAGGGGACATGTGCTCTGAGG TGATACCAGTGAACTTCCCCAGATTCTACGGGTACTCTCACATGACGTTTGAGCCCTTGAAGAACTCGTACCAAACATTTCAGATCACTATAGAGTTTAAG TCAGACTCTGAGGACGGGTTGCTGCTCTACTGTGGTGAAAACGAACATGGCCGTGGAGACTTCACCTCTCTGGCTCTGGTGAGAGGAAAGTTGCACTACAG GTTCAACTGCGGTACAGGAGCTGCTCAGATAGTCAGTGAGAGTCGTATTGTTGTTGGCCAGTGGCACACGGTCACTGTCTTCAGAGACGGCATGAGCGGCTGGCTGCGTATGGACAATGACACACCTATATCAGGACGCTCACAG GGTCAGTACACTAAGATCACCTTCCGCTCCCCACTCTATCTGGGAGGAACCCCGAGTGCTTACTGGCTGGTCAGAGCAACAGGGACAAATCGTGGTTTTGTTGGCTGCATTCAGAGTCTGACCGTCAACAACAAAGCCATAGACATTCGACCGTGGCCTCTAGGCAGAGCGCTCAGCGGAGCTGACATAG GTGAGTGCAGCGACAGCGTCTGCGACCTGGTCAGCTGTGCTAACGGTGGAGTCTGCTATGCAAACCGTGCTGATGGTTACATCTGCCTGTGCCCACTCGGCTTCAAAGGAGCCCTTTGTGAAGAGA GTTTCTCTGTGTCCTCACCACTCTTCAATGAGACGGTGTTTTCGTATGCTGTCATCCCGTGGCCTCAGTCCTCTCAGAGTTATCTCTCCTTTATGGAGTTTGAGCTGACGTTTCGGCCTTCAATGCCGGATGGGACTCTGCTGTACAGTGATGATGCAGGCAGTGGAGACTTCCTGGCGATCAACCTGGTGGATCGATATGTGGAGTTCAGATTTGATTGCGGCTCTGGAGGAGCTACAATCAG GAGTGAAGAACAGATCAGTCTGGACTCGTGGCATGAGCTGAGGGTGTCCCGGACAGCGAAGAGTGGGATCCTTCAGGTGGACAACCAGAGGCCAATGGAAGGAATCGCTGAG GGAGCTTTCACTCAGATCAACTGCAGTTCACCTCTGTACATCGGTGGAGTCCCAGAATACGACAAAACCAAGAGGACAGCAGGAGTAAAGAAGCCTTTCACTGGTATTGTTCAAAAG CTGATTCTCAATGATCGCACCATCCCAATAACCTCCGGCTCCGCTGGTGGAATTAATGTAGCAAACTCAAATCACCCGTGTGTGGAAAGCCCCTGTGCCAATGGAGGGACCTGCAGGCCAAAGTGGGATAGTTATGAGTGTGACTGCCCCCTAGGGTATGATGGGAGGCACTGCCAGAAAG CCGTGACAGAAGCCATCGAGATCCCACAGTTCATCGGCAGAAGTTACCTCACTTATGACAACAGAGATATCCTGAAAAG GGTGTCTGGCTCCAGGACGAACCTCTTCATGCGTTTTAAGAGCACAGCCAAAGACGGCCTCTTGCTCTGGCGAGGAGACAGTCCAATGAGACCCAACAGTGACTACTTGTCTTTGGGGCTTCAGGATGGCGCTCTGATCTTCAG TTATAACCTTGGCAGCGGTGCAGCAACCATTGCAGTCAACGGAACGTTTACTGATGGGAAGTGGCACAGAGTTAAAGCCGTGAG GGATGGACAGTCAGGAAAACTGACCGTAGACGACTACGGAGCAAAAACAGGCCGCTCACTCGGAAAGATGCGACAGCTCAACATTAACGGACCCTTATATGTTG GTGGCATGAAGGAGATAGCCCTCCACACGAACAGACAGTACGTTGGGGGCTTGGTTGGCTGCGTGTCCCACTTCACTCTGTCCACTGATTATCACTTAGCTCTGGTGGAGGACGCCGCTGATGGAAAGAACATCAACACCTGCTCCAACTAA